The segment CCCTCGCCGAGGAGACCGGGGCCACCCCCGTCACCGTGACCGAGGCGGCCCGCGGCGCCGAGATCGTCGTGGTCACCGTCCCCTTCAAGAACGTGCCCGGACTGCCCGCCGGAATCTTCGAGGGGGCCGCGGAGGGCTTCACCGTCATCGACACCAACAACTACTACCCGCGCGAGCGCGACGGCCGCATCGCCGCCGTCGAGGACGAGGGCCTGACCGAGAGCCGCTGGATCGAACGCCAGCTGGGCCACCCGGTCGTCAAGGCCTTCAACGGCACCTACGCGATCGACCTCCTGGAGCGGCCCCGCCCCGCCGGCGACCCGGACCGCATGGCCCTGCCCGTCGCCGGTGACGACGAGGGGGCGAAGAAGGCCGTCCGCGCGCTGATCGACGAGCTCGGTTTCGACACCGTCGACGCGGGCGGCATCGACGACTCCTGGCGCCAGC is part of the Streptomyces katrae genome and harbors:
- a CDS encoding NADPH-dependent F420 reductase, producing the protein MKIGIIGAGNIGGNLTRRLTSLGHEVRVANSRGPETLAALAEETGATPVTVTEAARGAEIVVVTVPFKNVPGLPAGIFEGAAEGFTVIDTNNYYPRERDGRIAAVEDEGLTESRWIERQLGHPVVKAFNGTYAIDLLERPRPAGDPDRMALPVAGDDEGAKKAVRALIDELGFDTVDAGGIDDSWRQQPATPVYGLRAGVEGVTRALAEASPVRTPEFSG